The Chryseobacterium geocarposphaerae genome window below encodes:
- a CDS encoding SDR family oxidoreductase — protein sequence MEQFNYNNELSGKIALVTGGTKGAGKAIADRLLEAGATVIITARNAPEQENSNLHFIASDLSTAEGTQKVISEVLSGYGRLDILVNNLGGSSTPAGGFTALNDEDWESTLQANLLAPVRLDRGFLPQMIERKTGVIIHIASIQGKLPLYDSTLPYAAAKAALRNYSKSLSNEVTPKGVRVLAVSPGWINTTASEAWLGEIARNSNSTVEEAQQGVMDALGGIPFGRPAEPAEVAEFVGFLVSPRANYLTGTEYVIDGGTVPTI from the coding sequence ATGGAACAATTTAATTACAACAATGAACTATCTGGTAAAATTGCATTAGTGACAGGAGGTACGAAAGGAGCCGGTAAAGCAATTGCAGACAGGCTGCTAGAAGCTGGAGCAACGGTTATTATTACCGCAAGAAATGCCCCTGAACAAGAAAACAGTAATCTGCATTTTATTGCATCCGATCTGAGTACAGCAGAAGGTACCCAAAAAGTAATCAGCGAAGTGCTTTCGGGCTACGGAAGACTGGATATCCTGGTTAATAACCTTGGTGGATCATCTACTCCGGCAGGCGGATTTACTGCGCTTAATGATGAAGATTGGGAATCAACACTACAGGCTAATCTTTTGGCTCCGGTTCGGCTGGACAGGGGATTTTTACCGCAAATGATCGAACGAAAAACGGGTGTTATTATTCACATCGCTTCTATCCAAGGTAAACTGCCTCTATATGATTCTACTTTGCCTTACGCAGCTGCAAAAGCAGCACTGAGAAACTACAGCAAAAGCTTATCGAACGAAGTTACTCCTAAAGGTGTTCGTGTACTGGCGGTTTCTCCCGGATGGATCAATACCACAGCATCGGAAGCATGGCTGGGCGAAATTGCAAGAAATTCGAACAGTACAGTAGAAGAAGCGCAACAGGGCGTAATGGATGCATTGGGAGGAATCCCTTTCGGAAGACCTGCTGAACCTGCCGAAGTAGCCGAATTTGTAGGTTTCCTGGTTTCACCAAGAGCCAACTATTTAACCGGAACAGAATATGTAATCGATGGCGGAACAGTACCAACCATTTAA
- a CDS encoding nuclear transport factor 2 family protein, protein MNLPNVINELVKTQNNFDSAAYAQCFAETAVVFDEGKTHNGRKEIEQWIDKSNKDYKATMEPVDYDEKENILLAKISGTFPGSPIILKFHFEIADEKIQHLKVTD, encoded by the coding sequence ATGAATTTACCAAATGTGATCAACGAGTTAGTAAAAACACAGAATAATTTCGACAGTGCTGCTTATGCCCAATGTTTTGCAGAAACAGCCGTAGTTTTTGATGAAGGTAAAACCCATAATGGAAGAAAAGAAATTGAACAATGGATCGACAAATCGAACAAAGATTATAAAGCCACGATGGAGCCGGTAGATTATGATGAAAAAGAAAATATCCTATTGGCAAAAATTTCAGGTACATTTCCCGGAAGTCCGATTATTTTAAAATTTCATTTTGAAATTGCTGACGAAAAAATTCAGCACTTAAAAGTGACAGATTAA